The DNA window agctgcttTGAACTCAACCAAGCACAGTTCTAAAGAAAAAGGGTAAAATATTCATCCTAATTCATCCTTTTCCTTAAGTCATGCTGGTTGGTTTCTTGTTAGATTTCTGTCTCTGCCTTGTCCAAAggtatttgctatttttaaatcatcacagtgtttctatatatgtgtgtgctgATTTCTTCACATAACATGCTAACATAAGCATGGATCTGTGTTTCTACATACACTTAATGATCATCATATTAACTGATTTTAATGCCCTTTGAAAGATGTATGTAGTAATTTAGGTAACTGCCTAGTGCTGGACATTCTAGAATTCTTGCATGAACAttgttgtatttatatttttccttctgttgggTTTCCTTAAAGCAGATTATTAAAAAAGAGATTAATGGGCCAAAGTTCTTACAAAGATaaagtgatttttgtttgtgtgttttttatatgtatttccaCATTGCTTTCCAGTTAAAACCTGTAGCAACAAGTATGGGTCTCTCAGATTCATCACATCTTCATCAGCTTggggtgggtttttgttttgttttgttttgctattttgcaAAATGGTAGAATCAGTGGAGTTTTtatcttatgtttttttttaaattcttattgaTATAATTATGTTCCATGTCTCATAGTGACGTGATCaagcatactttaaaataaaggcaaatactTTGAAGTAAAAGTATGTCTGTAATTTTGTTTGGCTGGGCTTTAAGCATCCTAAACTAAGAGCaagcatttaaaaagttttcatctttccaagtatttaaatctgttttccatttcagATTGCTCTTTTATATGgcaatttccatttttctctgccatatattttattaaaaatttaaatgtatttaaaccaTCTCATTCCATGAAAGAGAAAAGCACAACTTTAGTAAAGTGCATTCAAATAATTAAAGTCCGTGGCAAAAGCAATAGGGAAGACAGTCATGCACCTCTTGTGGTCCTTATTAATGggtccacatgcacacacatctccAACCAGCCCCCTTTGTGTAGCTTGTCAGAGGACATTAGCTGAGACTAATCTGGAAGCCACTTCCTGGCTCCCAAATGGACATAGTCACCAAATAAGAAAGACTCATTTATCAGAATAAAAACTTTGCTACGTGAGGATTGTGCAAAGCTTATTTCATGCATCATTATCTGGGCCTGATTAGCAATGATGGAAATTGGTCCTCAATTTTTAACAATCAGCGGAAAACAAACCTTCAGCTTTCACTGAAGATAGACAATTGCCATAGACATGTCTCTGTGTTTTCTGCACAATAGGAAAATAGAGGCAAGAGCCCTTGCAAAgacagtttttaaattgttttggcaGCAGTTGTCTCACAGATGCCATTGTCCCTGTGACGCAAATAAACCCAGATCCTGCTCTCTGAGCAGACGGGTTGACATCTTCCTGGCTGCCCCGTGCCACAGGGGCCACATTATTATGTGTTGTGGCCCCAGATGCAGCTGGTCCTTCGTGGGCTTTGGGGGCGGGCAGGCCTGGTTCTGGATGCCAGTGTGACCTGGGCAGCTCTGTAGTCTCTCTGTACATAGTTTCATCTCTGTACAACAGTGACAACAACACTACCTGCCTGAAAAACTGTGAGGGTTATAATAAGATAATTTATGCAAAAGAGCTCTGTTCGGGGGCTGGCACAAAGGCATGCAGACAGGCCTCACACTTCCAGGAGTTTCCTCCTGTTAAGTCTGAGAGGAGGCCCTTGGGAAGGGCTTGCGGAGTCAAGGGTGGAGCAGTTATTCCTGTTACTGTTTCTGTGAGGTTTTTTTGGCCATCCTCATTGTCTTTATGTCCCAGTTCAAGATCCTAGGGAGTACAGCTCTTCAAGTGGCATTATCAGGCCCTCAAGCCCTGCCCCTGCCAGTGGCATTATCAGGCTCCCTGTCACCCACCAAGGGTAGGAATTAAGCCAAAGTAAACACAGAGTCTGTAAAAGTCATTTATAGTAGAGGAGtgaaatttctcattttctgagTCTGGCAGGGTGGGCCACTGCTAGGGTGGACACAGATGGAGGCTGGGCTTATGAAGTTGGTGGGACTTCTGGGAACACTCCCCCATGCAGCCCTGCACAACCCTCTCCACGGGCCTCCTAACAGCAGGCAGATCCTGCACCAGAGGTATGTAGGCTTTATCACTGAGACCTTGAACGGCGCTGCACTCAAATCCCCAAGTGCCAAGGAACAGCCAGGCTGTGCAGGGTTGAGGTGAGGTGGACCAGCCCCCAGCCACGTGCACATGCTTGGCCTCCAGATGGCTTCACTCCTTCTTGCCAGGTGCCAGGTTCAGGGGACTGCTGTAGTGCAAGGCAGAGATGCAAGCAAATCCTGGATCACGTGAACCGTCTTTCGTGCAGTGGAATTAAAACTTTGACTTCAGTCTGCAGAGTGAATGAAAGCTGTGTGTAGTTTGGTTACTGTAACACTTTGGGGCCCCACACACACCATATATCACATGTCCACCACATACAAGACATGTactccacacatgcacacacgctaCATGCATCCCACACACACCTTTGTGCACACACGGGACACACACACCCATGAGCAATCTGTGTCTCTGTAGTTCTGAGGACAACAGCAGTACAGTGAGTATGCGACTGCTTGAATTCGAGTATGAGCTGTTCTATCCTCAGATATTCCTGGAAAGGAGTACATTAAATCAATAGTAAGAGAAATGAGTGCTGCTTTCTCTTTGGTCTTCCCTAGAACTGAAAAAGCTGCCACAGCCTCAAATGATGAAGAAGACCTATTAATTGCTGGAGAGTTCCATAAAACCCTTGCAGAACTTGACGAAGACCTGGAAGGTAAGAACCACCTGATCTGCTATTCTGATATTATGCTGCATGAAAGTAGGTGCCAACGGTAACTTCCTCTGAGCATACTTTGATGTATCTGTGTGAGGAAACGGCCTTCAGAAGGAATTCCAGGTCAGTTTGGTGAAAGCCTGGATGTGAGGCACACACAGTTTTCCGGTAGACTGCTTTTTATCTGGGCTGCCAAGCAGTACCTGGAAACATCCAGACAGCTGCTTACAGTGTGCTCTGAATAATACTAATTTGGTGCATTAAAAAGTATGCCACACatgttaaagaataaaaagggTGGCGcagaaaataaacagatttcCTCATTAAGACTTCTCTTAATTTGTTAATATATGGCATATCTCTTAATGAGAAATACTCAGCCTTTTGACCACAATGAAGCCTTATAATGGAGCATCTCATGGCACTGCtattatattgatatattttggggaaataatactggaaggccaaagcagatgGCAAATAATTGCTGTAAACAGCTAGGGAATCTTTCAAACAAAGCAGCTATGTTATTTTCTGCACTGCACATgttgaaaataaactaaaaattagatatttatcatgccttaaaaagagagagagaagataacaGACTGCAAAACTGACGAGTAGTTTTTGTCTGACTCACTTTTCAGTTTCCTGTCCTGAGAATGTATAGTTGACAGACCTAAAAATTTGAATCAGCCATAGTGTGTCCCGCAGGTTCTGACCCCATGACCATTGCATCATTTGGTACTTGGAAGAGCCACGGTAATTCTGAGATACTCAGGATTTAGTCATCTGCTTCCTTAAGAAGTTAAAGCTAGAGCCGGTGGTCCTCTGGATTTTGTTGTGCTTCTAGTGGACATGAGAAACATGGAGGTCAAAACCCAAAACTCACTTTCCTGTTTCTGTGTTGAGACAGTTTTTCCAGAGGCTTGGATctagaaatcaattttttaagtGAAGGATGTTGGCAGCACGTTGTAACTGAATACCTTGCCTTGAAACAGCATGGATCTGCAAACAGCTGTGTTGAGTAACAGAAAGTTGAGATTCTGGCCCCAGGCATATTATGTAGATTACAAAcccaaataacattttaaaacgtATGTAAATAATGTATTCAAAAGTAACCTCAGGGAAATCAAAGTCATGGCTGCAATTACACTAAGTAATTGGTGTGGGAAACATCTGTGATTTGTgtttgtccctctttgcagaaaTGGAAGACAGCTATGAAACAGACACCAGCTCCCTCACCAGCTCCATCCATGGTGCATCCAACCACTGCCCACAGGATGCCATGATCCCTCACGGCGACACAGATGCAATCCCAGTAACCTTCATAGGGGAAGTTTCAGATGATCCTGTGGATTTGGGGTTGTTTTCCAATAGAAACAACAACGCTGGGTCTTTCGACTCGGAGGGTGTAGCCAGCAGGAGAGCCTCCCTGGCGCCACTTCAGGCTGAGCACAGCCAGCCCCATGAAAAGACAAGGGAGGAAGTACCTGCCCTGCACCCCGCTTCCCATGACATCGGAAAAGGAATCCGTGTGGCCTTATCCAACATCTCTAAAGATGGGAATCTAATGGAAACGGCACCCAGGGTGACTTCTTTTGCTTCGAATCTTCACGCAGACAACCTAAATGCAAAAGTGAAAGACAAAGTGCATGGCTGTGCTGACGGGGAGAGGACTCGGGCCACAGAGAGAGTGAATTCCCAACCGGTGAATGAAAAGGAGAGCAATGATAAAAACACTGCCTTGGCACCAACATCATGGCACCAACGAGGCCAAAACCCAGGGAAAAGCTACAGACTTAAGCATGGCCTCACAACATATAAAATCATTCCTCCGAAGTCAGAGATGCGATGTTACGACAGAGACGTGTCCCTCTCCACCGGAGCCATTAAGATTGATGAGCTGGGGAACTTGGTGAGTCCTCATGCCACCGGCATCAGGATCATTTCCCTGTCTTCGTCTGTGCCTGAAGCAGAATCTCAGCCCATTGGGAAAGTCAAAGAGTTCTGGAGGTGCAACTCTGTGGAAAAACACCTGGGCCGGCCCTCAGAGAGCTCTGCCAGGGGACCCCCCTCCACCCGTGTGCCCACCCAGATGCAGCATCCAGAGAGCAGACTCCAAGCAGACCCCAAGCCAATATCGCCCCAGCAGCAGTCTGCCCAACATGAGGGCCGGAACCCCCTAGAGGAGGGGAGAAGCCAGCCCCCCACCATGGGCATGGGTCACGTGAAGGTGCCAGCAGCTCACACCACTGAAGTCACATTTCTCAAGCCTCAGAGAAGAACGTCCAGCCAGTATGTGGCCTCTGCCATTGCCAAGCGCATAGGAGCCACAAAAGTCCATGCTGACGTGGTGAGGGCACACGGTCATGCCGAGAAGGGTTATGCAGGCAGGGCGCCAGTGCTGGCTGCACCACCTGTCACTGTCAAAGATGACAGGACATCCAGCCCACACTCAGAGACACAAGGATGGAAGGATGGTGCTCAGCGGCCCTGTGTCACCCCTCCCAACAACCACGGGGAAGATTTGGCAGTGGGATCACCTCCTAGGGGGGAGGTCATTGGCCCACACAGGAAGTTGTCTACTCAGGACGGACCTGCTGCTATCCACAGAAGCTCCTGTTTCTCACTGGTTCAGTCTTCCCAGAGGGATCGTGTTTCTGTGGGACAGAGCTGTGGTTTCAGTGGAAAGCAAAGCACAAGTAGCCAGGAGGCCAGCTCAGCATCTGAGCCCAGACGCACACCTGATGGTACAGACCCACCCCCTCCGCACACATCTGACACTCAGGCCTGCAGCAGGGAGCTGGTCAGTGGCTCTTTGCGCGCCccgggctgcagtgagccttccCACCCTCCAGGAGGGTCTGGCACAGAAAGCCACACTCTcttagaaagagaggaaaagccCAATGTGTTCTCTACAGATGGAAATGAAACAGACAGTATTTGGCCACCCAGCATTTTTGGGCCGAAGAAAAAATTCAAACCCGTTGTCCAGAGACCAGTCCCAAAAGACACATCCCTGCACTCTGCCCTGATGGAAGCCATCCACTCTGCGGGAGGGAAGGACAGGCTACGCAAGGTGAGGATGGCGGCTTCCGGGGCAGGCTGCAGAGAGGTCCTGGGCAGGCCTTCCACACCTGCCCACTTCAGTACACTGGTCTCAGAGTCTCAGAATAAAgcggaggagagagagagagagacggggtTAGGATAACAGTGATGCTTACCACACAGGTTTCATTTTAACTAGAATTCCCATCATACTGCCTCCAGATATTTGTACTGAACTACTAAAGGGACAAAATGGATGGGTGTGAGGCTAGTCCACACTGACTTCAGGCCCCTGGCTGCCCTGTGGGAAAGGTAACAGCCAGTGATGTCCATCCACAGGGCCAGAGGAATGGAGAGGCCAGGGGCAGGACCATCCATATGGTCATCCTTGAACAATGGAGCGGGGGAGAAAATTCAGGCAGGGCCACTTCTTTCCCATATGCATTTGTAGCAGCAGCGAACTGTCGTTCTTCAGTAACACAGGAGTAATTTTAGGACACGCCTTGTCCATTGTCTAGGCACTTAACACACCACAAGTATTATCTCATTTGCATGCTACACCAATGCTGATAATGAGGagatatttcttccattttgcagatgaggaaactgaagcacagtgAGGCCAAGGTGCCTAGTCCAAGGTCAGGCACTAGCTAGTGGGGGCCATGGATTCTCTTCTGGGTCTGCAAGATGTAAACACACACATCAGCTCTGGAACACTAGGATGAATAGCAGGAATGGTCTGCCATTAAGAGGCAGTTGTTTGAAACTACCCCAGATACGCAGCCTTTGATTCTTATGTGTGCCTTCTCATAGACAGGAGTGTAAAACTGACTCTGTAGGCCTCAGCTGACATGagtggattttctttctttttttttttttttcctgagacggagtctcactctgtggcccaggccacaatcttggctcactgcaacctctgcctcccgggttcaaacaattctgcctcagcctcccgagtagatgggattacaggcatgagccaccgtgcctggaccgTGAGTGGGTTTTCTCATGAGCTGCTTTACAGTTCGCATTTCTCCATGTTCTCAGTGAAATATGTGACACTGTTAATATTCTAGATGGCAGAACACACCGGGGAGGGCAGGCCAGCGAAACTGTCCTGCGCGGAGGCAGAGGGCGAGCGATCTGCACTGCTGGCAGCTATCCGCGGGCACAGCGGCACCTGCAGCCTGAGGAAGGTAAGAGGTGAAGGGCCTTCCATGGCGCCAGGAGCTCAAACCCACTCACCCCTTCTTCCCAGGCACCTGGGTGGTGGCTGCAGAAGCTTCTGTTCTTCCGATTGGATGGTGAACCATCTGTTTTGAGAGTGGCCATCCCAGCCTGCGTGAGACACTGGGGTGGACACCCTGCTCCAAGAGCCTGGGGCAGCCATGGCAAGGGGCAGCAAGAGCTTCCAGACACTCTCTTAGCCTTTCTTTGCTGAGCACAATTCCTTCCTGTGCCTAGAACTGAGCACTTTTCCAAATTCACTTGGACACCTGGTGTGGTTTCCAGGCTTCACTAACTGGACAACCAGGACTGAAGCCACTGCACACCTGGAAAAAAGTTGTTGCATGAATATAGCGCTGGTTTTTGCACATCCTTGGGAGCCAGTATTGACTTGATTTTAGGGCAGAATGGTCTCATCTTAGTTTCCACGCACAGAAATTGAGGAACAGTGTGACTTGTACATTACTCATTAGGTTCTGAGTGCATGTCTTGCCCCCAATAATGGGTTTGATATATGTGTCCAGCCTCTATGTCTATTCTTATATGCCAAGAAAAGTCATGAGGTGAGAGAGTTCTCAGTAAGGCAGGACTGCCAACTTCTGGTCTCTGGGATCAGTTGCTTGGCTGCCAACAGAGCATGGGGGCAGATGTCTCGGCCATGGAGTGGACAAACTTCCTGGGCTTATTGCAAAAGAACTGTCTCAGGTCCAAGGGTAAGATAATCAGCTGTGTGCTGCTCTCTCAGAACCTTTGGGGACAGTGTCACTcccttagtctgtttgggctgctataccAGAATCcaacagactgggtggcttataaatgacagaattttattgctcacagttctgggtactcaaagtctaagatcaaggcaccagcagattcagtatcTTGTGAGGGCCCACATTCTGGTTCATAGACAGTGCCTTCTCTCTGCGTCCTCATATAGTAGCAGGGGTGAGAGAGCTCCCTAGAGCCTTTTTTGTGTAAGAgcgctaatcccattcatgaggtctccacctcatgacctagtcacccCCAATCCTCATCTCCTCACACCACTACCTTGGGCGTTGGgatttcacagctgaattttgGGAGCTATTCACTCTATAGCAGTCATTTAATCATCTCATTGCCAGGTGGCATCTTCTGCCTCTGAGGAGCTCCAGAGCTTCCGAGATGCCGCACTCTCTGCACAGGGCTTGGAATGTCCTCTGCTAGAAGACCTTGGCCTTCCGCCCCCACCAGCCGttcccccaccaccccctccaccctcccaggCTCTCTCTGCACCAAGGACGGCCTCCAGGTTCAGCACGGGCACCCTCAGCAACACCGCAGACGCAAGGCAAGCCTTGATGGACGCCATCCGCTCCGGCACAGGGGCTGCGAGACTGAGAAAGGTGACGGcgactgtgtgtgtgcatttctaTGGGGCCAGAGGGACGGAGGTGCAGCGCAGATCCAGGAACACACTTGCCTTGGGCAGGAGCTGCGAGGCGGTCAcgtgggagtggggtgggagagAGCCGGCATCACTGTGTCACTCACATGTACTGACCAGAGTGGCAGATGAAGGCTCCAGTCCGCAGGTAAGAAAGCCTCCGCATGGTAGGTGCCGGCTCCAGTCCTCAGCTCCTTGGTGACGGTGACAGGTGGAATCTAAACCCAACTGTAACCCAAGCTCAGTCCCACCCTAACCCACAGTTTCTTCTGGTCCACGGAGAGGATGGAAGATCATCCATTTGGGGCCCCACAGAGCACACATCACAAACTCATGGCCCTCAGCTGGCACGGAAGCCGCCAGCcttattcgttcattcattcattcattcattcactcgtaCATGCTTGCGTTCCAGCCTAATGTTGGACAGTTACAGAATCTGAAGTCCCTTGGGCAGAGCATGCACTTTCTGGATCTCCCTGGCTTCTCGCAGTTTGGTCTTGTACTGGTCTGCACATTACTGCCCAGGTGGCCCCTGCAATGGAATTCCCAGATTAAAGGGCTGCTTGGGCCAGATGGCTTCTGAGACCTATTTCAATTCTGACATGATTCAGTAAATGGATTGACCCTCTGTCCCTGCCCATTCCTAGTGGGTGTGGGGAGTTAGGCTAATAATTGGGAGGttggaaaaagattttattttattattttatttatttatttatttgagatggagtctcgctttgttgcccaggttggagtgcagtaatgcaatctcagctcactgcaagctccgcctcccgggttcatgccattctcctgcctcagcctcccgagtacctgggactacaggcgcctgccaccacgcccggccaattttttgtggttttagtagagatggggtttcaccgtgttagccaggatggtctcgatctcctgacctcatgatccgtccgccttggcctcccaaagtgctgggattacaggcgtgagccaccgcgcccggcaaagattttattttctgagtgATTATTTCCAGATCCTAAGCTTATGTTTTCACTTGTACCCAAGTGTTCGGTGCTAAAGATTATCCTCACTTTCTATATAAAGTGGGCCAGGCTCAGAGGAGTGAGTCGCTTGGCTTGGTCACACAGGGCCTGGACTTAGACACAGATCAGTTTGGGCACAAGAAGTGCTCATCCCCAGGTCACAAGCTGTGTGCTCCATAGAGAGCAGGTAACCCAGGAGACACTGAGTAAGCCACTCTCACGTAGGACTGCTGGCACAGTGGAGACGGGAGACAGCTCTCCAGATCTCCCACTCAGAAGCCTCGGGGCACTGAGAATGGAGGAGGCCCCACACCCCGCAGGCAACCTTGCTGTGAAAGGCACTGCCTTGAGGGATGGGTCCCTGTGGACACCCAGAGGTCACAACTTTGTTTCCTTGTGCAAGAACAGCCTGAGCACCCACTGATTCGGTGGCTCTCTGAGCTCCCCAGGGGCCATTTGTGATGGCTGTTGGGTCAGCTCCCCAGAGTTTGTCCCAGTGTGAGGGTGAGGCATTCATAGCTGTGTGATGTGGCCCTGAGACATCAGCCAGCAAAGATGCTAGCCAGTCATCATTGAATGCACAGCCCACCCATGGATGCTGGGGAGAAAAATCTCCTTACCCAGATGGCAAGGGATGTGGCAAGTTTTATGCCATCTCCTCAGGATAGGGGgcaattaaaaattacttaaggctctttggttttctttatgcttttttattCCTGTGGAATTTATGTGTTGATGAATGTATGTACTTAGTAAAATGAGGGAAAAGTGAAGAAATTGGGGTGAATGGCTAAATAGGGGTCATAAAAATGAGCACAAATTCTGTTGAAGATGGCTCTTGAAGTGCAGCTCCGAGGCATCCTGTCTGCCCCACTCACATGACAGCCACCGATTTCAAGGGCTGATCATCGGAAGGCTCTCTGGAGGAGTCTGAAGCAGTGCGATTGGGATCAGCTCTGTCACTCTACTGATCCCAGGGTACGTTTCTGAGCTTCTAAAGCTGTTTCTCAATGTAGGTCCTTAGGACATCTGCATCTTGAATCATATTTTTCAGCCTACGAATCTGCaattttccattgctttccaaGCGACTTTACATTAAGGTTGGAGACAATTGTCTATCTCATTTGAGCCTTTCATGCATTTTGAATTGCACTGACTGGGATCCTGTGAAGGCCATGACCACACTCTGTACTCACTGCTTTATAAAAGTCATCTCAGTGACTTGTTtctgcatctttttcttttacccTCTCCATCTTGTGCAGAGTCATGAAGGGCCTGGGGCCCAGAGATGCTGAAAGCTGGCCCAAGGTCCACAACCAGCAAGCGGAGGAGATAATAACACTAGGACTTTCGACTTCTGAGAATGCATTCCTCTGCCttacagaaaggagaaaaaaaaaaaaaaaagttttggactAGCCCAAAAGAACAGAGGAAGTTGTGCTGTGAGAAAGAAAGCGGGGAGAAATGCACAGgccatggagagagagaggccgGGCCTGGATGAAGCCGTGGGCGTTGGTGCCGTTCGAGGCCCAGGCATGCTTGGAGGAAAGGTCACCGCGGCTGTGAAGTGCTGGCCAGGGCGGGAGCCGGGCTTGTGTTTCTCGCACAGTCTCAGCCATCTGTCAGCTGCTTCAAAGGGCATTCAAAAGTCCAGGTTTTGATTGTTTCTTGGATTAGTCTGAGTCGTGTGGCCTGCCTTATCCACCCTGGAAAGTTCTAGGCAATTAATATTTATGTGGCATTTCTGAGGTTTTGATGCCCCAAGCCGTTTACAAGATGCTCCTGGGCTGAAAGCTGGGCCCTGAGTTCCTTGGCTGAGTCCCACGTTGGAAACCACGTTCCCCTTAGTCTCATTATCACTATCATTCCCGGTGATCCCAGAGCCTTCCTACACTTGATGCTTTATCACAGAACCACAAAAAATCTGCTGAAGAAAGCCTGCCCTAGGAGGGCAGGAATTGGGTGATCGACCTGCCCTCCTGGCCTCTGTTCAGCATTCATCAGAGAGACTCAGGTGCAGGGGGCCAAGGTGGCCTCACCTGGACCAATGGTTCATTCTCTTGAAGACATTGACCAACTGCATTTCCTAGAAGTTTGCCCTGTCTACTCATTTGTGTTGAGAGTAGACCTGTGGTCACAGGAAACATTTGCGATTCAGGAAATGAATTACAATTTTTCTAATAAGCCTGGTTACATGGCACTTTTCTGCTATGCATGGATCCTGGAGGTTATATTGTCTTCGTAGCAAATACACTTTGATGTATATTATGGCATGCGAACATCAAATTATATGGACTTTGCCTCTTATGATTTAGTTTTATTTCACCTTTTGGACTTTTAAAGCTAtgctggctgggcatagtggctcacacctgtaatcccagcactttgggaggctgaggcaagaggattgcttgaggccaggagtttgagaccagtctgggcaacataacaagactcccatctctacaaaatacagaaatgagccaggtgtggtggcatgggcctgtagtcccagctctttgggaggggaaggtaggaggattgtttgagctcaggagttcaaggctgccgtgagctatgatcataccactgagCTtgcatcagcctgggtgacaaagcaagatcctttctctttaaaaaataataaatgaatttttttttaaaaagtaaaatgttaaaagcTATGCTAACCTTGAGGAAAATACAATAAATTCAGGGGCTCCCAGTGTGTGCAGTGTTGATTGGTTCTCCATAGGTTGT is part of the Nomascus leucogenys isolate Asia chromosome 17, Asia_NLE_v1, whole genome shotgun sequence genome and encodes:
- the COBL gene encoding protein cordon-bleu isoform X2, whose translation is MDAPRASAAKPPTGRKMKARAPPPPGKAATLHVHSDQKSPHDGDLGSQQNLVRMKEALRASTVDVTVVLPSGLEKRSVLSGSHAMMDLLVELCLQNHLNPSHHALEIRSSETQQPLSFKPNTLIGTLNVHTVFLKEKVPEEKVKPGPPKVPEKSVRLVVNYLRTQKAVVRVSPEVPLQNILPVICAKCEVSPEHVVLLRDNIAGEELELSKSLNELGIKELYAWDNRRETFRKSSLGNDETDKEKKKFLGFFKVNKRSNSKGCLTTPNSPSMHSRSLTLGPSLSLGSISGVSVKSEMKKRRAPPPPGSGPPVQDKASEKVSLGSQIDLQKKKRRAPAPPPPQPPPPSPLIPNRTEDKEENRKSTMGGGRQVPQKPPRGTARGPPQLVLPPPPPYPPPDTDVVEPLSFPGEGAGSEASDPRPKLSLPLGSGSHCSPDGALQVLSEAEETVSVGSCFASEDTTEDSGVMSSPSDIVSLDSQQDSMKYKDKWATDQEDCSDQDLAGTPDLGPQKSPLWEKNGSENSHLRTEKAATASNDEEDLLIAGEFHKTLAELDEDLEEMEDSYETDTSSLTSSIHGASNHCPQDAMIPHGDTDAIPVTFIGEVSDDPVDLGLFSNRNNNAGSFDSEGVASRRASLAPLQAEHSQPHEKTREEVPALHPASHDIGKGIRVALSNISKDGNLMETAPRVTSFASNLHADNLNAKVKDKVHGCADGERTRATERVNSQPVNEKESNDKNTALAPTSWHQRGQNPGKSYRLKHGLTTYKIIPPKSEMRCYDRDVSLSTGAIKIDELGNLVSPHATGIRIISLSSSVPEAESQPIGKVKEFWRCNSVEKHLGRPSESSARGPPSTRVPTQMQHPESRLQADPKPISPQQQSAQHEGRNPLEEGRSQPPTMGMGHVKVPAAHTTEVTFLKPQRRTSSQYVASAIAKRIGATKVHADVVRAHGHAEKGYAGRAPVLAAPPVTVKDDRTSSPHSETQGWKDGAQRPCVTPPNNHGEDLAVGSPPRGEVIGPHRKLSTQDGPAAIHRSSCFSLVQSSQRDRVSVGQSCGFSGKQSTSSQEASSASEPRRTPDGTDPPPPHTSDTQACSRELVSGSLRAPGCSEPSHPPGGSGTESHTLLEREEKPNVFSTDGNETDSIWPPSIFGPKKKFKPVVQRPVPKDTSLHSALMEAIHSAGGKDRLRKMAEHTGEGRPAKLSCAEAEGERSALLAAIRGHSGTCSLRKVASSASEELQSFRDAALSAQGLECPLLEDLGLPPPPAVPPPPPPPSQALSAPRTASRFSTGTLSNTADARQALMDAIRSGTGAARLRKVPLLV